Sequence from the Bremerella volcania genome:
TTCATGCTCATCGATGTTCTCGACGCCGATTGGGCGGAACGTCCCCATGCCGACATGCAGGGTGACGAATTGCCGATCGACCCCTTGGGCGCTGATCTTGTTCAAAAGTTCGTGCGTGAAATGCAGCCCCGCCGTCGGAGCCGCAACCGCGCCGGGGGTTTCGGCGAAGACCGTTTGATAGTCTTTCCAGTCCTCCGGCATCATTTCGCCGCCGCGAATATAGTGCGGAAGAGGGACCCGGCCGACGCGTTCGAGCACGTCAAACGGCGACTCCGAGGTCAGCGGCTTGACGGCCCATTGCCCGCCACCCAGGTTGGCCAGTAGCTCCAGTTCAGTGTCTTCGCGGGCTTCACGATTCTCGAGAATGACCTTTTCGCCGGGCTGAATCTTGCCGCGTGTTTTCGCCAGGACCAGCCAGTGGCCTTGGGGATCGGTTTCAACGAACAACCCTTGCCAGCGACCGCCCGTATTGGCTCTTCGGCCCATCAATCGTGCTGGGACGACCTTGGTGTTGTTCAGCACCAGGCTATCGCCGGCCTTCAGGAATTCCGGCAGGTCTCGCACATGCTGGTGCAAGATTTCCTGCGTCTGACGATTGACCACCAAGAGCCGCGCGTCGGTCCTTTTCTCCAAAGGTTGCTGCGCAATCAAATCGGAAGGAAGATGGTAGTCGTACTGGTCGATATTGGTCATAGAACTCGCAAAACATCAATGAAAAACCGCTGAACGACGCCTGTCCTTTGTGTCGTCCATGGTTGAGTATATGCCGTCAGCGGGGAAGTCGACTAGGCCCGCACATACCGTCATTGGCTGCCAGCACCATGTCCTCAATCCCCAAGCCCATCCTGATCGTCACCACCGAACTGGGCATGGGCGGAGCCGAACGATGCGTGGCCAACGTGGCCTGCGGACTGAATCCGTCCAAGTTCCCGGTGCACGTGGTGGCCCTGGCGCCGCCGCCGGAAGACCCGAAAGATGCGCTGGTGCGGCAGCTTGAGGACGCTCAGATCCCTGTCACATTCCTGGGTTGCCGTACCAAGTGGCAGCTGTTGTCGGCCGTGAATCGGTTGAAGCGAATCATCCAGGTGAACGAGGTCGATGCCGTCTGGAGCTTTCTGTTTCACGCCAATATCGTCTCGGCGATGGCTACCCGCGGCATGAGCATCCGCAAGCTGCAATCGCTGCGAGTCATCGAACAGGGGAGTTGGCGTCGAAGATTTCAATCGTGGGCTGCCCAGCGTGCCGATCGCGTGTTGTGCGTCAGCGAAGGGGTTCGACAGTTTGCAGCCAAGACACTTCGCGTGCCGGAGTCCAAACTTCAGGTCATTCCCAACGGCATCGACGTCGACTCGATCGTACCGACAACCTATGCCGAACCCGTCGATCGCAAGCATCGGATCGTTGCCGTGGGACGTCTCGACGATCAAAAAGGATTCGACTGGTTGATCTTTCGCCTTGCTCAGTTGCTGCGCGAGAAACCGGAGTGGGAACTGGTGATCATCGGGGACGGCCAGCTTCTTCCGGAATTGCTGGTACAGATTGAATCCGAAGACCTGAACGACTCTGTCAGGCTTGTTGGCTGGCAGGACGACTTGCCCAGTTGGTTTCGCGAGAGCGAGATCTACGCGCTCAGTTCCCGCTGGGAGGGGATGCCCAATGCGTTGATCGAAGCGATGGCCCATGCCTTACCGGTGATCGCTACCGACGTGGAAGGCGTGCGTGAACTACTTTCTGGCGAACTCGCCGTGCAAAAAGTTAATCACTGGGAAATGCCCGAAGCGGAAGCGCTGCTTCGCCGACTAATCGAGGACCCAGCCCTTCGCCAGCAGCTTGGTCAAGCCAATCGCCGGCAGATCGAAACACACTTCTCGCTTCGCCAAATGATCCAGTCTTACGAAACCACGCTGGACGACGTACTTTCCGGCCCATCACCGAAACGCTAGCAGTCCGTTTCGGTAAGCTGCAAAACTTTTTCCAGCGGGGGGCTTCGTCGCAACTCTCGCGATGGCCAATCGTTAATCACGCTAGCGTAATTTGCTAGCAAAATTTTCGAGCGTGTTTCTGGATTGACGAAAAATGTGCACCGAATATCCTCAATCACATGCTCATCAGGCGACATCGATTGTTGATGTTTTGCTGAACAACAGTTTATCAACTAACAAGTAATTTCTTACGTCCGAAGCTTGCTCCGCGCGACGATGCCACCCCGATCAGGCCACTGTCGGGAAAACGTGTGCCGTCACGGAATCAAAGATTGACGCCGGGTCGGGCAAGCCCTGTGAAGTCGCTAGTGCAGCGGTGACTCCACAAGATCCGTCGATGTGGGGCACGGATGCGCCACGACGGATTTTTTCTTTCCCGCCCTGCCGCGGGGCCGATTGCTTCGGTAAGCTGGACGTTTTGCCCGAGTTCTTTCCACCGATCCTATGGCCGCTCCTACCGTTCACGTCCCTGTTCTGCCAGCGGAAGTTCTGCACTGGCTCGACCCCCAACCGGGAAAGATCTTGGTCGACGGCACGCTCGGCGGCGGCGGACACACGCGTATGATGGCCGAAAAGCTCGGCGAGAGCGGCTTTGTCGTTTCGGTAGACCGCGACGTCATTCCCTTGCAGCGGGCCGAAGAGACTCTGGCGGGTCTGCCGGTGAAGATCGCTCATGCCAACTTCGTCGAGATCCCCAAGATTCTCGATTCGCTCGAGATCGACAAGGTCGATGGCATCTTGCTCGACTTGGGACTTTCGAGCGATCAACTGGCCGACGACGATCGGGGCTTCAGCTTCGAATCGGACGGGCCTCTCGATCTGCGGTTCGATATGCGTGACAAGAAGACCGCCGCCGACCTGGTCAATCATCTGAAAGAAAAAGACCTAGCCGACCTGATCTATCAGAACGGCGAAGAACGCTTGAGCCGCCGCATCGCCAAGAAGATCTGCCACGTTCGCAAGGAAACCCCCTTCGAGACCTCCAAGCAGTTGGCCGACGTGGTCGCCAGTTGTTATCCACCGGTCGCCGGAAGTGGCCGCGGAAGAATCCATCCGGCGACGCGCACGTTTCAGGCGCTGCGGATCGCCGTGAATCGCGAACTGTCTTCGCTGGAAACGGCCTTGGAAACGCTGCCTGATCGCCTGAAGCCAGGGGGCCGGTTGGCCATCATCAGCTTCCACTCGCTGGAAGACCGCCCGGTGAAGCAAGCGTTCCTCGACGACCCCCGCCTGAATCGGTTGACTAAAAAACCGGTAACGGCCAGCGATGAAGAGATTGCCCAGAACCCGCGCAGCCGAACGGCGAAACTGCGCGTGGCCGAGCGAGTCTAACAAAAAAGACGCCCTCGCAGTCAGAGGGCGTCCTCATCAGTTAACTTGCCAAATGTTGGTCGTTACGGGAAAGGTAAAATCGTGGGCAGTGACGGCGGCGACGGTAACGTCGGCAGTGATGGAGGCGATGGCGGTGTCGGCAACTGCGGCAGTTGAGGCAGTTGTGGTCCGGAAGGGGGTGACTGATACCCATCGGACAACGTCGCCATGAAAGCCACGATGGCATCCTCTTCTTCGTCGGTAAGCCCCAGGTCCCCCACGATACCGCCGGTAATGTTACCGAAGTCGACTTCAGGTTCGCCCCAGGCTTCTTCCGGCACGTCACGCGTGTTGTAGAAGTGCACGACTTCCTTCATCGACTTCAGTCCGCCGTGATGCATGTACGCTTTGACGAATCCTGGAAAAGGTCGCTTGTTGACATTTCGCAAGGTCGGGGTTTTGTGACGGCCTTCCGCGTTGTCGATTTCCTCTTGCCACGAGGTAATGGCGCCTGATGGAGTCCAGTTATCGGGTTGGCCGATCGTCTCTAACGTCGGGGCCAGACCGCGATCGATGAAATCGCGACCATCTGGATTGAACCGCCGCGGCATGAAGTAAAACGGATTGTCCGGGTTCTTCGGCAAGCCCAAGTTGTGGTAGGCGAAGTCCGTGAACAAAGGTGGCTCATCGTTGGGCCCTGGCAATTCGGAATGGCAAACGCCGCATCGTCCCTTGCCTTGATTCCCCTGTGGGAATGCAGTCCGCCCCTCGTCCTCGTTGGGCGTCAGCAACGACTGCCCATCGAATGGATTCTCGAACAACCATAGCCCCAGCTTTTCCTGCTCGGTCAATTCCGCCTCACCAGCGAGCCAGGCATCGAACTTGGAACTGTAGGGATTCACTTCGCTGGACCGCTCGAAGGCCGCGATCGACGTCACGATCCGATCGTATGCCCGG
This genomic interval carries:
- the queA gene encoding tRNA preQ1(34) S-adenosylmethionine ribosyltransferase-isomerase QueA, with the translated sequence MTNIDQYDYHLPSDLIAQQPLEKRTDARLLVVNRQTQEILHQHVRDLPEFLKAGDSLVLNNTKVVPARLMGRRANTGGRWQGLFVETDPQGHWLVLAKTRGKIQPGEKVILENREAREDTELELLANLGGGQWAVKPLTSESPFDVLERVGRVPLPHYIRGGEMMPEDWKDYQTVFAETPGAVAAPTAGLHFTHELLNKISAQGVDRQFVTLHVGMGTFRPIGVENIDEHEMHFEYGEINQATVDRLKEVKANGGRVVSVGTTATRVLETAAASGTLKPWVGKTNLFIRPPYQFKAVDVLLTNFHLPKSTLLILVRTFGGDELLRQAYREAINEEYRFYSYGDAMLIL
- a CDS encoding glycosyltransferase encodes the protein MSSIPKPILIVTTELGMGGAERCVANVACGLNPSKFPVHVVALAPPPEDPKDALVRQLEDAQIPVTFLGCRTKWQLLSAVNRLKRIIQVNEVDAVWSFLFHANIVSAMATRGMSIRKLQSLRVIEQGSWRRRFQSWAAQRADRVLCVSEGVRQFAAKTLRVPESKLQVIPNGIDVDSIVPTTYAEPVDRKHRIVAVGRLDDQKGFDWLIFRLAQLLREKPEWELVIIGDGQLLPELLVQIESEDLNDSVRLVGWQDDLPSWFRESEIYALSSRWEGMPNALIEAMAHALPVIATDVEGVRELLSGELAVQKVNHWEMPEAEALLRRLIEDPALRQQLGQANRRQIETHFSLRQMIQSYETTLDDVLSGPSPKR
- the rsmH gene encoding 16S rRNA (cytosine(1402)-N(4))-methyltransferase RsmH, whose protein sequence is MAAPTVHVPVLPAEVLHWLDPQPGKILVDGTLGGGGHTRMMAEKLGESGFVVSVDRDVIPLQRAEETLAGLPVKIAHANFVEIPKILDSLEIDKVDGILLDLGLSSDQLADDDRGFSFESDGPLDLRFDMRDKKTAADLVNHLKEKDLADLIYQNGEERLSRRIAKKICHVRKETPFETSKQLADVVASCYPPVAGSGRGRIHPATRTFQALRIAVNRELSSLETALETLPDRLKPGGRLAIISFHSLEDRPVKQAFLDDPRLNRLTKKPVTASDEEIAQNPRSRTAKLRVAERV
- a CDS encoding cytochrome-c peroxidase, with product MPLKLKPLKYLLSVLTLLAGTQAATAQGLFGFPLGPQQETLDPMEQLGRELFNDTNLSTPPGQGCVTCHAPEVGFVSPNFFVNQFFGPHFGAIPHRFGPRKPPSAAYAGDSPDLRFVADPAFAVNWEGGVFWDGRAAGQLPLFPESDDSPEFDPLAEQALFPFLNPVEQNVANEKIVVRKVAFSRYRRLFLQVWGRGSLDFQDDEVVARAYDRIVTSIAAFERSSEVNPYSSKFDAWLAGEAELTEQEKLGLWLFENPFDGQSLLTPNEDEGRTAFPQGNQGKGRCGVCHSELPGPNDEPPLFTDFAYHNLGLPKNPDNPFYFMPRRFNPDGRDFIDRGLAPTLETIGQPDNWTPSGAITSWQEEIDNAEGRHKTPTLRNVNKRPFPGFVKAYMHHGGLKSMKEVVHFYNTRDVPEEAWGEPEVDFGNITGGIVGDLGLTDEEEDAIVAFMATLSDGYQSPPSGPQLPQLPQLPTPPSPPSLPTLPSPPSLPTILPFP